A genomic segment from Arcobacter acticola encodes:
- a CDS encoding cation:proton antiporter has product MLGIIVSTTLIALILNLILKKVHLPTIIGYILTGTIIAYTFNLHEAVNNHELREIAEFGVVFLMFTIGLEFSIAHLKKMKREVFLTGSLQIIITTMFVFLIAKYAIGLNTQTAMIIGTALALSSTAIVLKTFNETKEINKPYGRRVLGILIMQDIAVIPILLMISFFSMTEEGNLTLTIGKTIFAAAVLLGLLYFSGKHLLEPFLRYVSQTKSDELFVASVLLLAMGSAYLAYYFGFSYSLGAFIAGMMIAETKFKHQVEADLIPFRNILLGVFFITVGMQISFQIIYDYFLVIILLLPVVMGIKFAVIYGLVRYEDNKRVAFKTALSLIQIGEFSLAILELARSKNLVDPTHSQILIVTIVISMILTPIILKNLSKAAARLIPEDVMMITTTHNVSEDTENHVVVLGYGRFGQAIVQELKAFGQKYVILEHNVKFYQLGKERNEPIVFGNAAQRHILNSVNITKASAVIVAVNNPEVLHLICEAVGDLTHNSKTIVTVTSEADKEALQGLHLEHVVVETNQIARAVVDEVLYCRLD; this is encoded by the coding sequence ATGTTAGGGATTATTGTATCAACAACGCTTATTGCATTAATTTTGAATTTAATTTTAAAAAAAGTACATTTACCTACTATTATTGGTTACATACTAACAGGTACAATTATTGCATATACTTTCAATCTACATGAAGCTGTTAATAATCACGAATTAAGAGAAATAGCTGAGTTTGGAGTTGTTTTTCTAATGTTTACAATAGGATTGGAGTTTTCTATTGCTCATTTAAAAAAAATGAAAAGAGAAGTTTTTTTAACAGGAAGTCTACAAATAATTATAACAACTATGTTTGTGTTTTTAATTGCAAAATATGCAATTGGTTTAAATACCCAAACAGCAATGATTATAGGAACAGCACTTGCTCTATCATCAACAGCAATTGTATTAAAAACATTTAATGAAACAAAAGAGATAAATAAACCTTATGGACGAAGAGTTCTTGGTATTTTAATTATGCAAGATATTGCAGTTATCCCTATTTTATTAATGATTTCATTTTTTTCTATGACAGAAGAAGGAAATTTAACTTTAACAATTGGTAAAACTATTTTTGCAGCAGCTGTATTGCTTGGATTATTATACTTTAGTGGTAAACATTTATTAGAGCCTTTTTTAAGATATGTATCTCAAACTAAATCAGATGAGCTTTTTGTTGCATCTGTTTTATTACTTGCTATGGGTTCTGCTTATTTAGCTTATTATTTTGGATTTTCATACTCTCTTGGAGCATTTATAGCAGGGATGATGATTGCTGAGACAAAGTTTAAACATCAAGTAGAAGCTGATCTTATTCCTTTTAGAAATATATTATTAGGTGTGTTTTTTATTACCGTTGGTATGCAAATAAGTTTTCAAATAATTTATGATTATTTTTTAGTGATTATTTTATTACTACCAGTTGTTATGGGTATAAAATTTGCTGTTATTTATGGACTTGTTAGATATGAAGATAATAAAAGAGTTGCTTTTAAAACTGCATTATCATTGATTCAAATAGGTGAATTTTCACTAGCTATTTTAGAATTAGCTAGAAGTAAAAATTTAGTTGATCCTACACATTCTCAAATTCTTATTGTTACAATTGTTATTTCAATGATTTTAACTCCAATTATTCTTAAAAATTTATCAAAAGCAGCAGCAAGATTAATTCCTGAAGATGTTATGATGATTACAACTACACATAATGTTTCAGAAGATACTGAAAATCATGTTGTTGTATTAGGATATGGAAGATTTGGTCAAGCTATTGTTCAAGAGTTAAAAGCCTTTGGTCAAAAGTATGTAATATTGGAACATAATGTTAAGTTCTATCAACTTGGAAAAGAGAGAAACGAGCCAATAGTTTTTGGAAATGCAGCACAAAGGCATATATTAAATTCTGTAAATATTACAAAAGCATCCGCAGTTATTGTGGCTGTTAATAATCCAGAAGTTTTACATCTTATTTGTGAGGCAGTTGGTGATTTAACACATAATAGTAAAACTATTGTAACAGTAACAAGTGAAGCTGATAAAGAGGCTTTACAGGGTTTACATTTAGAGCATGTGGTTGTAGAAACCAATCAAATAGCAAGAGCTGTTGTGGATGAAGTATTATATTGTAGGTTAGACTAA
- a CDS encoding DEAD/DEAH box helicase translates to MMTNLEIQLENLYIQKNKIEEEIELVKEQIKAEKESVLVKKKFSKDEKIELFKSLFIGRFDIFAKKWVSQDGSKQGFYPVTSTFRGEDYLPFTNREIEEHLRGISFLATYCINQKNMSKFVVFEILDEDKFKLQIALNSLNIKAYYELNSYNSLFVWIFLEEEISSKIVFNFASYILRKANITAKIYPNKEFATKESLGNSLELPLNLKYRDKNKTIFIDVNTNKIYDDQWQVLNNVQKVSSVIVSSFGESTSVVSHDKEYKKIVFPLNTIEILLDDSIYIPTLNLSKSLINKLKSFATFENPQIKTLLSLRKPLYNTPKYIKSFEENETYLILPRGLKEQIIDFFNINAVSFSFIDNRYFKQIETRKVTFNLRPEQNDAIKEIKKTDLSICVAPPGFGKTLIGAKIFEIRACSTIIVVNKNMLLNQWIERFVDYFGYEKKDIGYLGKGHNKLNGIIDVATMQSLKNDPDIINNYSFVIVDECHHIPAITFEQIIKNFKGKYLLGLSATPNRKDELQPILYQQLGDISYEYKKKKTHTNKLQIIRTQFESNADNYATIINELCLDENRNNLIINAIKENIQRKILVLTDRIEHINVLENHFLKEGFDYISVHGSLNKKEQVENMNLVKSKSLIIATTSYFGEGIDFPHLNTIMFATPISYYGRLVQYLGRIGRGNQECLAIDFLDSKNAMLNSAYKKRLEGYKQMHYK, encoded by the coding sequence ATGATGACAAATCTTGAAATACAATTAGAAAATCTTTATATTCAGAAGAATAAAATTGAAGAAGAAATAGAGCTTGTAAAAGAGCAAATAAAAGCTGAAAAAGAATCAGTTTTAGTTAAAAAGAAGTTTTCAAAAGATGAAAAAATAGAACTTTTCAAATCTTTATTTATAGGAAGATTTGATATTTTTGCTAAAAAATGGGTAAGTCAAGATGGAAGTAAACAAGGTTTTTATCCTGTAACTAGTACTTTTAGGGGTGAAGATTATTTACCCTTTACAAATAGAGAAATAGAAGAGCATTTAAGAGGAATTTCTTTTTTAGCGACCTATTGCATAAATCAAAAGAATATGTCAAAATTTGTGGTATTTGAAATTCTTGATGAAGATAAATTTAAATTACAAATTGCATTAAACTCTCTAAATATAAAAGCCTATTATGAGTTGAATTCATATAATTCCTTATTTGTATGGATTTTTTTAGAAGAAGAAATCTCTTCAAAAATTGTTTTTAATTTTGCATCTTATATTTTAAGAAAAGCAAATATCACAGCTAAAATCTATCCAAATAAAGAATTTGCTACAAAAGAGAGTTTAGGCAATTCTTTGGAACTTCCATTAAATTTAAAATACAGAGATAAGAATAAAACCATATTTATAGATGTAAATACAAATAAAATCTATGATGATCAATGGCAAGTTTTAAACAATGTACAAAAAGTATCATCTGTTATTGTTTCTAGTTTTGGAGAGAGTACAAGTGTTGTTAGTCATGATAAAGAGTATAAAAAAATAGTATTTCCATTAAATACGATTGAAATACTTTTAGATGATTCCATTTACATCCCAACGTTAAATTTATCAAAATCATTAATAAATAAATTAAAATCATTTGCAACTTTTGAAAACCCTCAAATAAAAACACTTTTAAGTTTACGAAAGCCATTATATAATACTCCTAAATATATCAAATCATTTGAAGAGAATGAAACTTATCTTATTCTTCCTCGTGGTTTAAAAGAACAGATAATTGATTTTTTCAATATCAATGCTGTTTCATTTTCATTTATTGATAATAGATATTTTAAACAAATTGAAACAAGAAAAGTTACCTTTAATTTGAGACCTGAACAAAATGATGCAATTAAAGAGATAAAAAAAACTGATTTATCAATTTGTGTTGCACCTCCTGGTTTTGGAAAAACACTAATAGGCGCAAAAATATTCGAAATTAGGGCTTGCTCAACAATAATTGTTGTAAATAAAAATATGCTTTTAAATCAATGGATTGAAAGATTTGTAGATTATTTTGGATATGAAAAAAAAGATATTGGCTATTTAGGAAAAGGTCATAATAAACTAAATGGAATCATTGATGTAGCAACAATGCAGAGTTTAAAAAATGACCCAGATATAATAAATAACTATTCTTTTGTAATTGTTGATGAATGTCATCATATCCCAGCTATTACCTTTGAGCAAATTATTAAAAATTTTAAAGGTAAGTATCTTTTAGGATTAAGTGCAACACCAAATAGAAAAGATGAACTTCAACCAATTTTATATCAACAATTAGGTGATATTTCATATGAATATAAAAAGAAAAAAACACACACGAATAAACTACAAATAATTAGAACACAGTTTGAAAGTAATGCAGATAATTATGCTACAATCATAAATGAGTTATGTTTAGATGAAAATAGAAATAATTTAATAATTAATGCAATAAAAGAGAATATTCAAAGAAAAATTTTAGTTTTAACTGATAGAATAGAACATATAAATGTTTTAGAAAATCATTTTTTAAAAGAGGGCTTTGATTATATTAGTGTTCATGGAAGCTTAAATAAAAAAGAGCAAGTTGAAAACATGAATCTAGTAAAAAGTAAATCTTTGATAATTGCAACAACTTCATATTTTGGTGAAGGAATTGACTTCCCCCACTTAAATACAATTATGTTTGCTACTCCTATTTCTTATTATGGCCGTTTAGTTCAATATTTAGGACGAATAGGAAGAGGAAATCAAGAGTGTTTAGCAATAGATTTTCTAGACTCAAAAAATGCAATGTTAAATTCAGCCTATAAAAAAAGGTTAGAAGGATACAAACAAATGCATTACAAATAA
- a CDS encoding HD domain-containing phosphohydrolase — protein sequence MNVENMKILSIDDNKTNLLIIESYAKILNLEIESFLNPKEALEASFEKEYDLVIVDYMMPEINGLEFIQSFRQNNQSTPIIMLTAVGDDMNLQIKALEYGANDFLSKPINAPAFKARIINMLKLRKSQLLLQDKALLLQDEVKLATIRLKESEYETLQMLGKTAEFKDPETNAHTQRVAYYCKLLARAYGLDENLQDIIFYASPFHDLGKIGIPDNILLKPGKLDDDEFSIMKNHAKIGYEILKGSKSKYLKAGGVIAYNHHEKYDGTGYPNGLKGESIPIFGRITAVADVFDALTSSRPYKKAWSLEEAFDFLIEEK from the coding sequence ATGAATGTTGAGAATATGAAAATTCTTTCTATTGATGATAATAAAACTAATCTTTTAATTATTGAAAGTTATGCGAAAATTCTTAATTTAGAAATAGAGAGTTTTTTAAATCCAAAAGAAGCTTTAGAAGCATCATTTGAAAAAGAGTATGATTTAGTTATTGTGGATTATATGATGCCCGAAATAAATGGTTTAGAATTTATACAAAGTTTTAGACAAAATAATCAAAGTACCCCTATTATCATGCTAACTGCTGTTGGTGATGATATGAATCTTCAAATAAAAGCTTTAGAATATGGAGCCAATGATTTTTTAAGTAAACCAATTAATGCACCTGCTTTTAAAGCAAGAATTATAAATATGCTTAAACTTAGAAAATCTCAACTTTTATTACAAGATAAAGCATTACTTCTGCAAGACGAGGTTAAATTAGCAACTATTAGACTAAAAGAATCAGAATATGAGACTTTACAAATGTTAGGTAAAACAGCAGAATTTAAAGATCCTGAAACAAATGCTCATACCCAAAGAGTTGCTTATTATTGTAAATTACTAGCAAGGGCATATGGTTTAGATGAAAATCTTCAAGATATAATTTTTTATGCATCTCCTTTTCATGATTTAGGAAAAATTGGAATACCTGATAATATACTTTTAAAGCCAGGAAAATTAGATGATGATGAATTCTCAATTATGAAAAATCACGCAAAAATAGGTTATGAAATATTAAAAGGGTCTAAGAGTAAATATCTAAAAGCTGGTGGAGTAATAGCTTATAATCACCATGAAAAATATGATGGGACAGGTTATCCAAATGGCTTAAAAGGTGAAAGTATTCCAATTTTTGGAAGAATTACAGCAGTTGCTGATGTATTTGATGCGCTTACTTCTTCAAGACCATATAAAAAAGCTTGGTCTTTAGAAGAAGCCTTTGATTTTTTGATAGAAGAAAAATAA